Proteins found in one Fusobacterium sp. genomic segment:
- a CDS encoding threonine/serine exporter family protein, whose translation MLLEILWAATSTFAFGIIFNLKGKKLFCASAGGALGWIIYIFFKYNGSSIPASFLYSSIAITIYSEIIARFLKTPVTSTLIASLIPLVPGSGVYFTMSYLVENKIEDAVAKGTETLLITAAITVGIVLVSTFSQIYYKIRRYNKIKKKIDFRNSIKLKKQINKF comes from the coding sequence ATGTTATTAGAAATTTTATGGGCAGCTACAAGTACTTTCGCTTTTGGCATTATATTCAATCTTAAAGGAAAAAAATTATTCTGTGCAAGTGCTGGTGGAGCGTTAGGTTGGATTATTTATATCTTTTTTAAATATAATGGAAGTTCTATCCCAGCCTCATTCTTGTATTCTTCAATTGCAATTACCATATATTCTGAAATAATTGCCAGATTTTTAAAGACACCAGTTACATCTACTTTAATAGCTAGTCTCATACCTCTAGTTCCTGGAAGTGGAGTATATTTTACAATGTCCTATCTTGTTGAAAACAAAATAGAAGATGCTGTAGCAAAAGGAACTGAAACTCTTCTTATAACAGCAGCTATTACAGTTGGAATAGTTTTGGTTTCTACTTTTTCTCAAATATATTATAAAATACGAAGATATAATAAAATAAAGAAAAAAATAGATTTTCGTAATTCTATAAAATTAAAAAAACAAATAAATAAATTTTAA
- a CDS encoding threonine/serine exporter family protein, whose amino-acid sequence MNENKVLILANLVGKIALQSGAETYRVEDIINRICRHYGLNAQCFVSITCIITSVRNNKGQLFCSVERVPNRTTNLNKVHNINQLVRDIKKYSFDEFAKNISIIEKEVPYKKYIYFLAYCFGAFSFTLLFKGKFNDACCAFISGGLIFVISDFAAKLQSNSFFINTLGGFICTVSSYLSYKIGFTNTVSYSIIGAIMLLVPGIALTNAIRDLVAGDLLSGISRAVEAFLVGAALAIGTGFALFILVRFGGI is encoded by the coding sequence ATGAATGAAAACAAAGTTCTCATATTAGCTAACTTAGTGGGAAAAATAGCATTACAAAGTGGTGCTGAAACTTATAGAGTAGAAGATATAATAAATAGAATATGTCGACACTATGGACTAAATGCCCAGTGTTTTGTTTCAATTACTTGTATTATTACTTCAGTGAGAAATAACAAAGGACAGCTTTTCTGTTCTGTAGAAAGAGTTCCTAACAGAACTACTAACTTAAATAAAGTTCATAATATAAACCAACTAGTAAGGGATATAAAAAAATATTCTTTTGATGAATTCGCGAAAAATATAAGTATAATAGAAAAAGAAGTTCCCTATAAAAAATATATATATTTTTTAGCATACTGTTTTGGAGCTTTTTCTTTTACACTTCTTTTTAAAGGAAAATTTAATGATGCATGTTGTGCTTTTATAAGTGGAGGCCTTATATTTGTTATATCAGATTTTGCTGCAAAACTTCAGTCAAACAGCTTTTTTATAAATACTTTAGGGGGATTTATTTGCACAGTATCTTCTTATCTTTCATATAAAATAGGATTTACAAATACAGTTTCCTACTCTATTATTGGAGCTATTATGCTTCTTGTCCCTGGTATAGCTCTTACAAATGCAATAAGAGATTTAGTAGCTGGAGATCTTCTTTCTGGAATATCTCGTGCTGTTGAAGCTTTTCTTGTAGGGGCAGCTTTAGCCATAGGTACTGGATTTGCATTATTTATCCTTGTAAGATTTGGAGGTATATAA
- a CDS encoding tRNA1(Val) (adenine(37)-N6)-methyltransferase gives MITNEFETIIDLLKKDMKIIQRSDHFAFSLDSLLISEFASITKNINNIVDLGTGNGAIPLFLSKKTKAKITGIEIQKVSSELAERNVKLNNLEKQITIINDDMKNWRKYFVTHTLDMVVSNPPFFKFNGNEELLNDLTQLTLARHEISITLDTLIETAAGLLKDKGYFVLVHRVDRLIEIIELMKKHFIEPKRIQFCHSKTNKEGKILLVEGIKYGKAGLRILPPLFTHDNNGQYSAEVLEMFK, from the coding sequence ATGATTACTAATGAATTTGAAACTATTATAGATCTTTTAAAAAAGGATATGAAAATAATACAGAGAAGTGACCACTTTGCTTTTTCTCTGGATTCACTTCTTATCTCAGAATTTGCATCTATTACTAAAAACATCAATAATATTGTAGACTTAGGAACTGGAAATGGAGCTATTCCACTTTTTCTTTCTAAAAAAACAAAAGCAAAAATAACTGGAATTGAAATACAGAAGGTGTCAAGTGAACTTGCAGAGAGAAATGTAAAACTTAATAATCTTGAGAAACAAATTACTATTATTAATGATGATATGAAAAATTGGAGAAAATATTTTGTTACTCATACTCTAGATATGGTAGTTTCAAATCCTCCATTTTTCAAATTCAATGGCAATGAAGAACTTTTAAATGATCTTACACAATTAACATTAGCAAGACATGAAATATCTATTACTCTTGACACCCTTATAGAAACTGCTGCTGGATTATTAAAAGACAAAGGATATTTTGTTCTTGTTCACAGAGTTGACAGACTTATTGAAATAATTGAACTTATGAAAAAACACTTTATTGAGCCAAAAAGAATTCAATTCTGCCATTCAAAAACTAATAAAGAAGGCAAAATATTATTGGTGGAAGGAATTAAATATGGGAAAGCTGGGCTTAGAATACTTCCCCCATTATTTACCCATGATAATAATGGACAATATTCTGCTGAAGTTTTAGAAATGTTCAAATAA